In the genome of Colwellia sp. PAMC 21821, the window GCTAAAGTATTGGGTATGGTCGGTGCCGGTCACCAATCTACTTTTCAATTACGTGCAGCGCTAGAGCAACGTAATTTTGAAAAAGTTGTTGGGTGGAATTTACATGCTGACAAGCTGAGTAATCTTGCTGACGTTTGTAAAGAGCTGAACATCCCATTTGAAGCACTAAGCCGTGAAGAGCTTTGCGCGCAAGCTGACGTTATTATTACGATTACTTCAGCATTTGAGTCTTTAATCGATAAAGATTGGGTTAAACCTGGTACGCACATAGCGTGTATGGGAACCGATACTAAAGGTAAGCAAGAAGTAGATGCTGCACTTTTAGCCACTGCAACCGTATTTACGGATGAATTGGCACAATCAATTACCATAGGTGAAGCACAACATGCTATTGCTGCTGGTTTAATTAAAGAAGCCGATATTGTGCCCATTGGTGATGTTATCAATGGTGTTAAGCCCGGTAGAACAAGTGATGATGAAATTACTTTATTCGACGGTACAGGGGTTGGCTTACAAGATTTAGCCGTAGCCTCGGTTGCTGCTGAATTGGCTGAAGAGCAAGGTTTAGCAACCTATTTCTCTCTATAAGTTAAAGTTAAAGTTAAAGTTAAGGTTAAAATTAGCTTTAATTTATAGTGCAAATAGCGTCGGCGGTGATATTATCCACGCCGACAAAATTCACTAACAAACACGCTTAAGCGCTACGCAATAATATTCATACCCATTGGCAATTCTCACCAAGAAAATTTATATCGCAACTCTTTAAAGCGCTAATAAAACTAGGCCTAAACCTGCATGAAGCTCAAAATTAATCGTATCAGTAAGACTATTTTTCGTAGTTTCTCTCAAGTAATGCTGCAAAAAAACACCATAACTGGCTTATTGTTCTGTCTTGGTATTGCGATTAATTCATTGACCATGTTGTTGGGTGCATTAATTGCTGTTTTGATCAGTATTATCACCGCTAAGCTATGCCGATATAATTCAGCACTACTTAAACAAGGTGTTTATGGTTTTAATGCCGCACTAGTTGGTACGGCGGTGTGGTTCTTTTTACCGGTGAGTTTACTGTCGTTTTTGATCATTGTAATTGGCGCATGGTTAGCCACTGTGATTAGCCATATCATGCTAATTTATAGTGCAAAATTCCCTATTTTTACCGCGCCTTTTATTATCTCAACATGGTGTATTTTACTCGTGCTTGAGGTTTTAGATATAGAACCCGTGATTGAGCAGTTTTCAACGCATGACATTGCTGATTTTTATACGGTATTTCGCGGTTTAGGCCAAGTGATGTTTCAAAGTTATTGGCTTTCAGGGCTGATATTCTTTGCTGCCCTGCTGGTCAGTTCAACTAGGTTGGCCATTTGGGGAGTAATAGGCTCAGGAGTGGGCCTGCTGATTGCTCGTGCTTTAGGTTATTCTGAAGGTACTTTATTAATCGGCGGTTATGGCTTTAATGCGGCGCTTGTTGCTATTACCTTGGCACAACGATACCAGACCAAACATTACCTGATTTTTCTTGGCATACTGCTCAGTGTTTTATTTTCTCAAGCGCTAACACTACTCGCAATACCTGCATTAACAGCACCATTTGTACTTGTTAGTTGGATAATTGTCGCAATACGGTCGAAAATGACCGGCGTGTATAAACTCCCTTAGCCAATGCCACAGCCTTTAAGTATGATTTGTGTTAACGACGTAACCACAGCCTCAAAGTCATCGTCACTCATAGCTTCTTTATCAAGAGCAGCAACAACTTGCACGTTAAAGTCGGCGTAATGTTGCGTTGAACTCCATATTAAGAATAATAAATGGTGCGGATTTACAGGGTCAATTAAACCTTGTTTTACCCAGGACTCGATAACCATAACTTTACTGTTTAACCAAACTTTAAAATCATTATTTAAGTATTCGTTTAGCACAGGTGCACCATGAATTAATTCGCTAGCAAATATTCTTGAGGCGTCAGGATCATTTTTAGAGTGCATGACTTTCGCGCGTATGTAGGCGCTAAGTACTTCTTTAGGATCATTATCAATATTGAGTGTGTCGTAATCTCTATTCCACACGGCAATAATATTACTGAGTAATTGCTGATATAAGTCGGTTTTATCTTTAAAGTAGTAATGAATATTAGCTCGCGCTATATTCGCCCGCTCGGCTATACGTTTAATCGACGCGCCTTTGAAACCATAGGTTACAAACTCTTTCTTCGCAGCGTCGAAAATAATAGCTTTGTTCTTTTGTCGAATACTACCTTCTGATACTTTGTCTTTACTCACAAAAATTCCTATTAAAATAAGACCTTTAACCGCTAAATATAGTCGAAAGCCCTACTGATATTTTTCATTTTTAACGCGTGGCACCAATTAAAACAAAGCGTTTTTTAATCTGCTGGTCGCTCATTAGTTAGCATAAAATATGTTTTAAAGTATGCTGTGTATTTTTCTGCAGCCGCTTTGACGGGCTAAAGTCGGGCCTACAGGTAGCAATTTATAAAATCTTCGTTGACCATTATCTAGATTGCTTGACGGGCTGAAGCCCGACCTACATGTTTCATGGTTCTATAGAATATAAATAACGAAAAGCGAAAGATAAAAAGGCAGTTTATATAACTGCCTTTTGTGTAAACTACATTTTAAAACTGTGCCTTAAAACTGTGCCTTAAAACGGTGCCTTAAACTCGGTAGCGAAATACTATTTTAATTTCGCTAACCAAATCGCTAAGGTGGTGCGCTCTTCGTCTGTCATTTCAGTTTTATTCATAAATGGCATATCTTTAGCGTCTATTACCCGCGCTTGAATGCGAGGAGCCCACTGCTTAACTGTGTCGATATCAGAAAATACGATACCAGCCGGTGCTATGGTAAAAATATCATCTGTAGGCTTTTCTGAATGACATGAGCCGCAACGTTGCTCTATTATTTGTGTGACTTGTGCGTTGGTCACAACCTGTTGCTGTTGCGCTTCGCTGATTTCGACTGAGCGAGGTGCTATAGCAACCGCTAGTACAACCGTAGCAACTACAGAGGCGACTAATATTAGTGGTTTTTGTTTACCAAAATGGCGTAAAACAAAATACTGGCGAACGGCGGCAGTGATCAAAATAATCGCAATTAATATTAACCAATTAGCACTATGATTAAAGGTCATTGGGTAATGATTTGAAATCATAATAAAGATAATTGGCAAGGTAGTATAAGTATTATGAGTCGAGCGCACTTTCGCGTTTAAGCCATAAGCTGGATCGGGCGCTTTACCTTCTTCAACCGCTTTAACTAAGGCACGTTGTGACGGCATAATACCGAAAAATACGTTACCCGCCATAATAGTACCTATGATAGCGCCCATGTGCATGTAAGCACCACGCGCACTAAATATTTGGGTTAAACCATAAGACAAGGCTGTAGCAACAACGATTAAGATTAACCCTAAAATAATGCCATGGTTTCTTAGCTTAGTACGGACTAAAAATTCATAAATACCGACGCCTACAACAATAGAGCCAAGGCCTAATAAAATGGCTTGCATCTGCGATAAATCCGCAACGCGTTTATCAATTAAATAAGATTCGGCACCGACGTAAAACATCAATGACAGTAATAAAAACCCGGTGATCCAAGTAGTATACGCTTCCCATTTAAACCAGTGTAATGTCGCTGGCATTTTTGGTGGTGCAAGTTTATATTTGGCCACTTCGTAGAAGCCACCACCGTGAATTGCCCAAAGATCGCCGCCAATGCCTTTATCGGCTTTTTCTTGTGGTGGTGTTTCTAAATGGTTGTCTAACCAAACAAAGTAAAAAGAAGCACCTATCCAGGCAATGCCGGTAATAAGGTGAGCAAAGCGAATGACTAAATTTAGCCATTCATTAATATACGGATCCATAATATTCCTTAGTGTCCAAAGTCTTTAATTTTTAACTTTTAATTATTGTTGTTGTGACTATTTTTTAAGTCTAAGCGAGTAATTTTATACTCGCTCACCCATAATATGAGTCGCTTTAATATGGCGTTCGTCGCCTAACATGCTTAAAATAAATAGTTTTTCTGATAGTGTTTTACAATGTTGCATGCGTCTATCCATTAACGGCGTCGCATGATAATCGAGTACGATAAAGTCTGCTTCAGCGCCTTTAACAAAATTACCAATCGTGCCTTCAAGATCTAAGGCAATTGCACCACCTAAAGTGGCTAGATAAAGCGATTTAAATGGGTTGAGTTTATCGCCACGCAGTTGCTGAGTTTTATAACCTTCATTTATGGTGCTCAACATAGAGAATGTCGTGCCTGCGCCAATATCACTCCCTAAGCCAACATTGACATCAAACGATTCTGCTTGTTTAAGGTTAAATAAGCCGCTGCCTAAAAACAGGTTTGAACTAGGACAAAAAGCAATTGCCGAGCCAGTTTCTCCTAAGCGTTTACATTCACTGTCATGTAAATGAACACCATGAGCAAAGACGCTACGACGACCCAGTAATTTACTTTTATCATAAACATCTAAATAACCGTCACTGTCAGGGAAAAGTTCTTCTACCCAAGCAATTTCTGCTTTGTTTTCACTTAGATGGGTATGTAAATAAACACTTGGATTTTCGGCTAACAACTGACCTGCTTTATTAAGTTGCTCTGTTGAACAAGTAGGGGCGAATCTAGGGGTAATGGCATATTGTAAACGGTCAGTGTTATGCCATTTTTCGATTAATGCTTTACTGTCTTCATAGCCACTTTCGGCGGTGTCAGTTAAGTAGTCTGGGCAATTTTGATCCATTAACACTTTGCCACAAATCATGCGTAATTTTTTCTGCTGAGCTACGGTAAAAAATGCGTCTACTGACTCTTTATGCACCGTACCAAAGACTAAGGCTGTGGTAGTACCCGCTTCAAGTAATTGACTTAAAAAGAACTCTGCTACTTTCTTACCGTGTTCTAGATCTGAAAATTGACGTTCAAATGGAAAAGTATAGTTTTCTAACCATTCCAATAATTGTTCACCATATGACGCAATCATTTCTGTTTGCGGATAATGCACGTGGGTATCAATAAAGCCAGGCATGATTAAGCCATTTTCATAGTGAATGACTTCAACGTCTTTATCTAATGTCGCAAGCAGCGCTTGCGCTTCACCCATTTGTTCAATGAGTCCATCTTTAATAATGAGTAGGCCATCTTCGATGTACTGATAACTTTCTTGTAGAGAAACTTTGGCGGGATCAGCCAAAAAATGCAGTAACTCTCCACGATATACTTTCAACATTCTGTTTACCTATTTTATAAATATTGACGAAATATTATTGGTTAATGCCAATATTATTTTCAAATAGTGAGTAAAAAGCCAAAATGGATCTTTAATGGTAATTTTTACTCTACACTATTAAAATTTTTCTTTAAAAACTTATGTATTAACAAATACTATGGTTAATTTAGCATTCGGCTATGACTAACGAACCATCCAATTCAAGCACGTCACAGTTATCACCATCGCCGCCTCTGTCAATCACTAAGAAGTCACTTTCACTGCCTAAGGCTAAACAGAAATGATGCCAAGTACCTTTATGATAGTTAACACCTTGGTTTGAATTCGCCAAAAATATTTCTATTTTATTAACGTCAAACTCACCTGCAGGTGCCACCACAACTATATATGGGTTTTGGCCCATCGGAATAAAGGCTTGGCTACCGTGCGGGTGACGTTCCATCATTTTAATCGCGATGGGTTGAGCGAGGGGTGTCGAACGAAATATATTTACAATTGGGTGACCGGTTTTATCAGTCACATCAATTTTAGCTAAGTCATGGTAGCGCTGGGTAAAACCATCATTTATTTCTATTATTTTAGCGTCAGCATTGGCTTCAATAACATCACCAAAAGCACTGAATGCCGCACTTGTTAATGGTTTTGGCGTAATTGTTTGTCTGTTTTTAGTCATAATGAATTCCTGCTTAATTTGTTGTTAGCTACCACGGTATGTTGAATAACCAAACGCAGTTAATAACAATGGAATATGGTAATGGCTTGGGCTGCCATCTAGCTCGAACACGATATCAACATAAGGGTAAAAACCTGGTTCTTTATTTGCTAAAAAATAAGGTTTAGTGGCAAAGTGCATACGATAAACACCCGCTGCTAGTACCACCTTATCCGCTAATAAACCGGCAATGCGACCATCGGCGTTAGTCACACCTGTTGCTAATTCATTCCAACCATCACTGGTTTGAGCAAACAAGGTAATAGGTAAATTTTGTGCCGGTAAACCGCGTGTGGTATCAAGCACATGAGTCGTTATTTGGCTCATATTAGTTTTTCTAAACGTAAGTGAAATATTTTTCGTTGCTCTTCTGCCGCATTAGCCAGTTCAGTCGCTTTATCGTTAGGTAAACGTGCTTGCAATAATGCCACCATTTGCGCAGCACTTTTGCCGGTTGCACAGACGATAAAAATAAAACCAAATTTTTCGAGATAATCGGCGTTCCCTTGCGCTAATGATTCAATCACTTGTTCTGTTGCTTCACTGACTGAACTTTGTTCACCACTTGCAAGCTCTTTAGTATTGGCATATTTCGCTCTAAGGGTGTCAACGTTACCAATTTGTGGATGACCTTCAAACGCTTCTAAATAGTCTGCTTCGGCTAGACCTTGCCACGCTGTATCAGCTTTCGTTTCTAAATCTTTTTTATCAGCAAAAGGGCGAGCCTTAACCATGCCAGATACCCACGCTGCTGAGGTACAGCACTGCATAAAAGTGTGTGTGGCTTCGTCGACGGTTAAGTCATTTAATTGTGCTAAATTCATAATATTTCCTATTAATTATTTTGTTGCTTAAATATTCAAGTGCAATAATTGACTACGTCACTATCCACCCGTTTTACTGTTCTCATTAGCAGTGCTTTCAATACCCTGCTTTACAGTGATAATTTGTTGAGGATAACTATAATACTCTCTTTATTTGGAGATTCTAACGTAAAGATATTTCACATTGTAAAACGTAATTAATAACATTTTCTAAAATAACAAGGTGTTGATACGTTGTCATAAAATGAAATAAAACTTACAAACGTTAGTCGGCGCTAAGTAATTGCTTTAATTCTTGCCAATGAATGCCCTGTTGCGACTTAGGGCGAGCTTTACTAACAGAATTTGCATCGACACTTTGCTGATTTTCTTGTGCTAATTGATCATTTATTGCCGCTAATTTTACTTGCTGAGCTTGGTAAATATTAATAATTTCGGCTGACACTGAAACCGCAACTTCCATCGGTAATTTACCGCCAACGTCTGCTAAGCCAATGGGACAATTCATTCGAGCCACTTGTTTTTGATCAATATCTCGGTGTTTATAGCGTTGTTGAAAGCGACGCCATTTGGTGTTTGACGCAATTAAGCCTAAATAATGAAAGTCTGCCCGCTTTAATATGGCTTGTGATATTTCAAAATCCATTTGATGATTATGTGTCATAACAATGAAGTAGCTATTAGCTGGCATGCTAGCCACTTCAAGTTCAGGTGATTCACTGACCACTTTAACGACATTATCATAAGATGAAAGGTTCGATGGAAACTGCGCTTCTCGGCTATCGACCCACGTAACTTTGCAGGGTAATTGCGCTAAAATAGGCACCAATGCCTTACCAACATGCCCGGCACCGAACAACATAATATTAACGCCTGTAGCGGCAAAACATTCAAATAACACCGACGTGTTGCCTCCACAACATTGACCTAAATTACTGCCCAGTTGAAAGTGCTCAATATGTTGGCAACTTTCACCTGAATTTAGCATTTTTTTAGCGTATTTAATCGCTTTGTGTTCAAGGTGACCACCGCCAATAGTGTCAAAAATATCATCATGACTGATCACCATTTTTGTACCACTATTTCTAGGCGTAGAGCCAGAAACACCAACCAAGGTCACTAATACATAGGCTTGACCTTGTTTGCTTAACTTATAGCTAGCACTACTCCAGTTAGTTGTCATAATTTGCTCGCAATGCTCACGCGTTATCTTTCATGGCTTCTACAGCCCAAAGTACGCGTTCAGGTGTAGCCGGTGTGTCCAAAACAGGACTTAATTTGTAGTCGGATACACTTGAAATGGCATCTTTAAGTGCCGACCAAACCGATATACCTAACATAAATGGCGGTTCACCAACGGCTTTTGAGTTATAAATAGTTTGCTCACGGTTAGGATCGTCAGGGACTAAATCAACTCTAAAATCGCTGGGCGTATCGCTAATGGCTGGAATTTTATAGGTCGCAGGGTTATTCGATAATAATCGCCCTTGCTCGTTCCAAACCAACTCTTCGGTAGTTAGCCACCCCATTCCTTGAATAAATGCGCCTTCAATTTGGCCGATATCAATGGCCGGATTCAATGAATGCCCCACGTCATGCAATATATCGGCACGTAATAATTTATATTCACCGGTTAAGGTATCAATTAATACTTCTGATACTGCAGCACCGGTTGAGTAATAGAAAAACGGTCGACCTTTACCTGTAGCGCGATCAAAATGTATTTTCGGTGTTTTATAAAAACCGGTCGAAGAAAGTGACACGCGTCCCATGTAGGCTTGTTGAACAAACTCGGCGAATGAAAACTTCTCTTTTCCTACAATTACTTGGCTTTCTTTAAAGCTAACTTCAGCTTGGTTAACGTTATATTTTTCACAGGCAAACTCAATCAACCGCGCTTTAATGGTTTTAGCCGCCGCTTGTGCCGCTTTACCGTTTAAGTCTGTGCCCGAAGACGCTGCTGTTGGCGACGTATTCGGTACTTTATCGGTTCGAGTAGCAGAAACGCCAACGGTATCAACATCGACTTGAAATTCTTCAGCAACAATTTGCGCCACTTTGGTATATAAACCTTGGCCCATTTCAGTGCCGCCATGGTTTAAATGAATAGTACCATCGGTATAAATGTGCACTAAGGCACCCGCTTGGTTTAAATGCTGAACAGTAAACGAAATACCAAATTTTACTGGCGTTAAAGCAATGCCCTTTTTCAGTAAGGTATTTTCAATATTAAACTGGCTAATGCTTGCTCTGCGCGCTTGATAGTCTGAGCTTTGCTCTAATGACGTGATCAATTCCGCCATTTTATTATGTTCAACCGTTTGATGATAATGGGTGACGTTGCGATCATCTTTACCGTATAAATTGATTTTACGAATTTCTAACGGGTCTTTACCTAGGTAGCGAGCAATATCGTCCATCACCATTTCGATGGTCATCATACCTTGTGGGCCGCCAAAACCACGATAAGCGGTGTGGGAAACAGTATTTAATTTGCAGCGATTACCCGTGACTGTTGCTTGATCTAAAAAGTAAGCGTTGTCAGAATGAAACATGGCTCTATCGACAATGGCATCTGATAAATCGGGTGAATAGCCACAATTACCGTTAACCTCGATATTTATGCCTTTAATTTGCCCGTCACTATCAAAGCCAACGTGGTAATTATTTTCAAATGGATGGCGTTTACCTGTCATGCACATATCGTCTGAACGGCTAAGTTTAAACTTAACAGGACGTTTTGTTACATTAGATAAAAGCGCTGCAAGACAAGCCCATGGTGCCGCTTGGGTTTCTTTACCACCAAAACCACCGCCCATTCGACGCGTATCCACAATCACTTTATTAAGCGGAATATCGAGTACTTCAGCCACTAACTTTTGTACTTCACTCGGGTGCTGTGACGATGAAAATACGGTCATAACACCATCTTCGGTTGGCTCAGCGGTTGAAACTTGTCCTTCAAGATAAAAATGCTCTTGACCACCGACTGAAATTTCACCTGATAACTGGTGAGTCGCTTGCTCAATAGCTGTCGCAGAGTCACCACGTTTCATGGTAAAAGGCGGTCGAACAAAGCTTTGCTTTGCTAAAGCCTCTTTAACGGTTAATACCGCAGGAAGCGCTTCATATTCAATTTTGGCTAACTTAACCGCACGTCTAGCCAAGTCATGACTCGTGGCCGCAACCGCAAATATTGGCTGACCGATATAGTCAACTTTACCAATGGCTAATACCGGATCGCCAGGGAATACGGGGCCAATGTCAGTATGTCCAGGCACATCTTCTACTGTGATCACAGCCACAACGCCTTCAGCTGCTTTGACGGCCGATAAGTCGATACTTTTAATCAGTCCATGCGCAATAGTACTTTGTCCTGCTGCAGCATGTAGTTGGCCACGAAGGCTGGGTCTATCATCAATATATAGCGCTTCACCACTGACATGTTTGTCAGCACTTTCGTGCTTTTTCGAGCGACCTACTCCGCCTTGACCGACTGAGGCTAATTCATGACTAATATTGTCATTAGAATGTTTGGTATTTATAAGACTACGCATAATTAACTACCCGAGTTTCAATATTTTTACTTTGTAATTCCAAGTAACATTTTTGGATTAAGTTTTGTGCGACTTTCATGCGATATTTATCAGAAGCGCGAACATCAGACATCGGCTGAAAGTCTTGCGTTAATGCCTGTTGCGCCGCTGTGACACTTTCGCTATCAAAGGCTTTATTTAATAAGGCGGCTTCACATTGCTTAGCACGCATAGGAATACCGGCCATGCCTCCGAAGGCGATACGAACATGTGTGACAATATTGTCTTTAAGTTCAATATTAAAGGCAGCTAAAACCGCTGAAATGTCATCGTCAATGCGCTTAGATATTTTATAAACTTTCAATACTTGATCGGGCTTTGACTTAGGTATGTAGATATTTTTAATAAATTCAGACGCTTTTAATACCGTTTTTTTGTAATCAACAAAATAGTCTTCTACGGCTATTTTGCGCTCTTCATCACCACGTTGTAAGGTCATTTGAGCGTCTAAAGCGATTAGCGCTGGTGGCATATCACCAATAGGCGAAGCATTACCAATATTGCCACCTAAAGTGCCATTATTACGAATTTGTCGTGAACCAATACGTTCAATCATTTCGCCAAGCTCATGATATTCCTCATGTAACATCGGGGTAAAATCACTGTAAGGTACTGCTGAGCCAATAATGAATTCTTCAGTGTTATTTTCTAAGGTTTGTAATTCAGTGACATCACCCAAATAAACCAGATCTTCAATGGTGGCTAAGTTTTGTGTCACTGACAGCGCGAGATCTGTCGCCCCCGCAACGAGGGTTGCTTGCGGATTTGATAATAATTTTTCGGCCAATTCAGCTGTACTTTTTGGTGCAAAGTAACCATGACGCGAATTAGAAAGCTTAGCTGATGGTAGCCCTTTAAAGTCATTTAGCTGTTGCACGGTTTCGTTATAATGCTGTGCAAATGAGTCAGCTTCACAATGTTCACTCGATGCTAAGGCCGCATCGATAATAGAGCGATATCCGGTGCAACGGCATAAATTGCCTGCAAGTGCTTCTAGCACTTCTTCACGATTAGGTTTGTTATTATGTTTATGTAAAGCAAATGAGGACATAACAAAGCCAGGTGTACAAAAGCCACATTGTGAACCATGATTATCTACCATAGATTGCTGTACATGATGAAGTTTAGCGCCTTGCTTAAGGTGCTCTACGGTAATTAACTGTTTACCGTGTAAACTGCCAACAAAACTAATACAGGCATTTATTGATTTATAATTAAGTGCTTGGCTATCTTTGGCTAATTCAGCAATAACCACGGTACAAGCACCACAGTCGCCAGAAGAACACCCTTCTTTCGTACCGCTGTTAAAGCGCTCTTCACGTAAATACTGCAAAACAGTTAAATTGGGATCTATGTTCTCTATCGTCACAACGTCGTTGTTTAATAAGAAACGAACTGCACTTGTAGCCATAATTAGTTCCGTGGTTAATTTTGTAAATGTTTCATAGTTTAAATATATCAGAATAAAAACCTGACACAAGTGTCAATTTATTATTTTACCTGTAAACTTTCGCTAAAATTCAATTTTAAGAAAGCACAGCGCTAAATAAAGAAAATAAACACTTTAAAATCAACTTATTCCCTCAAAACTTTAAAATAAGGCTAACCAAAAGTTAAATTTATAACGTTAACTTTTCTTTAACTTTGCGCTAGCTCAATTATAACTGGGGGATAAATTAGATAACCCGCCTAATAACCTTGATCTCAATAGCT includes:
- the xdhA gene encoding xanthine dehydrogenase small subunit gives rise to the protein MATSAVRFLLNNDVVTIENIDPNLTVLQYLREERFNSGTKEGCSSGDCGACTVVIAELAKDSQALNYKSINACISFVGSLHGKQLITVEHLKQGAKLHHVQQSMVDNHGSQCGFCTPGFVMSSFALHKHNNKPNREEVLEALAGNLCRCTGYRSIIDAALASSEHCEADSFAQHYNETVQQLNDFKGLPSAKLSNSRHGYFAPKSTAELAEKLLSNPQATLVAGATDLALSVTQNLATIEDLVYLGDVTELQTLENNTEEFIIGSAVPYSDFTPMLHEEYHELGEMIERIGSRQIRNNGTLGGNIGNASPIGDMPPALIALDAQMTLQRGDEERKIAVEDYFVDYKKTVLKASEFIKNIYIPKSKPDQVLKVYKISKRIDDDISAVLAAFNIELKDNIVTHVRIAFGGMAGIPMRAKQCEAALLNKAFDSESVTAAQQALTQDFQPMSDVRASDKYRMKVAQNLIQKCYLELQSKNIETRVVNYA